A single genomic interval of bacterium harbors:
- a CDS encoding DUF202 domain-containing protein → MAKQDPRIYWAKERTFLAWVRTGLALMGFGFVVARFGLFLRLMRAQASDIPDPHSSASMWLGTLLVLMGVLVELGATLDYIRFCAKLKQGKTDPPSLSRLGVATAFGLVIFGLLMALYLIARG, encoded by the coding sequence ATGGCCAAGCAGGACCCGAGGATCTATTGGGCGAAAGAGAGGACCTTCCTGGCCTGGGTGCGCACGGGGCTGGCCCTCATGGGCTTCGGTTTCGTGGTGGCGCGCTTCGGGCTTTTCCTTAGGCTCATGCGGGCCCAGGCCTCGGACATCCCCGATCCCCACTCGAGCGCCTCCATGTGGCTGGGAACGCTCCTGGTGCTGATGGGGGTTTTGGTGGAACTGGGTGCGACCCTCGATTACATCCGCTTCTGCGCCAAGCTCAAGCAGGGGAAGACCGATCCCCCGTCCCTTTCCCGCCTGGGCGTGGCCACCGCCTTCGGGCTGGTGATCTTCGGATTGCTCATGGCCCTTTACCTCATCGCCCGGGGCTGA
- a CDS encoding sigma-54 dependent transcriptional regulator, translating into MNMRSGKVNLDPEGTRSPAGCGRDAKKILVVDDEPFDCGSLRNILERGGAYEVLTADTGPRALDQVHRLPPDAVLLDVMLPAIDGLEVLKELKLSHPALPVIMLTGMTDVRMAVEAIQLGAYNYLTKPFDGAQLLLILAQAIEKSEMLAEMRSLRSRAGKRGPALSKIAGRSPAILEVMEQVQKVADSNLTVIIQGETGTGKEPVARALHEESSRREGPFVAVDCGALPENLLESELFGHEKGAFSGADRRKPGQFELAGNGTLFLDEIGNLPLSLQAKLLRVLQERQVRPVGATQAFPVQARVIAATNLSLEGAARTGQFRQDLYYRLAEFTLQLPPLRRRPEDILPLAQRFREEASLEFRRPVAGLTEEAEALLRAHAWPGNIRELRNVVRQAVLLTPDSSIHAEQIKVLLGAGGESPAPVAVPVLPGQPLRRIVEHAAGQVERQAILNVLKSAGGNKSRAAKILDVDYKTLRLKIKKYGLDSGDERGPGEDPEA; encoded by the coding sequence ATGAACATGCGATCAGGGAAGGTGAACCTGGACCCGGAGGGGACCCGTAGCCCCGCCGGGTGCGGCCGGGACGCCAAGAAGATCCTCGTGGTGGACGACGAACCCTTCGATTGCGGGTCCCTGCGGAACATCCTGGAGCGCGGGGGCGCCTACGAGGTCCTCACCGCCGACACCGGCCCCCGGGCCCTGGACCAGGTCCATCGGCTCCCGCCGGACGCGGTGTTGTTGGACGTGATGCTCCCGGCCATCGACGGCCTGGAGGTCCTCAAGGAACTGAAACTCTCCCACCCCGCCCTGCCGGTCATCATGCTCACCGGCATGACCGACGTGCGCATGGCGGTGGAGGCCATCCAACTGGGGGCCTACAACTACCTGACCAAACCCTTCGACGGGGCCCAACTGCTCCTGATCCTGGCCCAGGCCATCGAGAAGAGCGAGATGCTGGCCGAGATGCGGTCGCTCAGGAGCCGGGCGGGGAAGCGGGGGCCCGCGCTGTCCAAGATCGCGGGCCGGAGCCCCGCCATCCTGGAGGTGATGGAGCAGGTCCAGAAGGTGGCCGATTCCAACCTGACCGTCATCATCCAGGGGGAGACGGGGACGGGGAAGGAACCCGTGGCCCGGGCCCTGCACGAGGAGAGCTCCCGGCGGGAGGGGCCCTTCGTGGCGGTGGATTGCGGGGCGCTCCCGGAGAACCTGCTGGAATCGGAGCTCTTCGGCCACGAGAAGGGCGCCTTCAGCGGGGCGGACCGCCGCAAGCCGGGCCAGTTCGAACTGGCCGGGAACGGCACCCTGTTCCTCGATGAGATCGGCAACCTCCCCCTTTCCCTCCAGGCGAAACTGTTGCGGGTCCTCCAGGAGCGCCAGGTGCGCCCGGTGGGGGCCACCCAGGCCTTTCCCGTGCAGGCCCGCGTGATCGCCGCCACCAACCTGTCGCTGGAGGGGGCGGCCCGGACGGGCCAGTTCCGGCAGGACCTCTACTACCGCCTGGCCGAATTCACGCTCCAGCTCCCGCCCCTTCGCCGGCGCCCGGAGGACATCCTGCCCCTGGCCCAAAGGTTCCGGGAGGAGGCGAGCCTGGAGTTCAGGCGGCCGGTGGCGGGCCTGACGGAGGAGGCGGAGGCCCTATTGCGGGCCCATGCCTGGCCGGGCAATATCCGGGAACTGCGCAACGTGGTGCGCCAGGCGGTGCTGCTCACGCCGGATTCGTCCATCCACGCCGAGCAGATCAAGGTCCTGCTGGGGGCCGGCGGGGAATCGCCCGCGCCGGTCGCGGTGCCGGTGCTCCCGGGCCAGCCCCTGCGCCGGATCGTGGAGCACGCGGCCGGGCAGGTGGAGAGGCAGGCCATCCTGAACGTCCTCAAGTCCGCCGGGGGCAACAAGAGCCGGGCGGCCAAGATCCTGGACGTGGATTACAAGACCCTGCGGC